In a genomic window of Styela clava chromosome 7, kaStyClav1.hap1.2, whole genome shotgun sequence:
- the LOC120328294 gene encoding EF-hand domain-containing protein D2-like: MADSELSNILNRRNKINEGEEPAPTENVVVKGYQTNEGDKSEVDAALPELANKLNRQANINDGIESGEVPSMKVCNVYTEFKEFTRKQIKEYEKMFKKYDTGRDGFIDLMELKYMMEKLDAPQTHLGLKAMIKEVDEDYDSKMSFREFLLIFRKASNNELQIDGLKSIADCDEINVSEEGVGGAKNFFEAKVQQLSQSNKFEEEIKKEQEERRQEAELKKVRRAEFKAKASVFQ; encoded by the exons ATGGCTGATTCAGAATTATCCAATATTTTAAACCGtcggaataaaataaatgaaggtGAAGAGCCAGCACCTACAGAGAACGTAGTTGTGAAAGGTTATCAAACAAATGAAGGCGACAAATCGGAAGTTGATGCTGCGCTCCCCGAACTCGCCAATAAACTGAATAG acaaGCAAATATTAACGATGGAATCGAATCAGGAGAGGTGCCTTCTATGAAAGTCTGTAATGTATATACTGAATTCAAGGAATTCACAAGAAAACAAATCAAAGAATAcgaaaaaatgttcaaaaa GTATGACACTGGCAGAGATGGTTTTATTGATTTGATGGAATTAAAATACATGATGGAAAAACTCGATGCTCCCCAAACTCATTTAGGATTAAAAGCAATGATAAAAGAAGTTGATGAAGATTATGACAGTAAAATGAGTTTTCGAGAG tttcttcTCATATTCCGTAAAGCATCTAACAATGAGTTACAAATTGATGGACTGAAGAGTATTGCTGACTGTGATGAGATAAACGTGTCAGAGGAAGGAGTCGGAGGTGCCAAGAATTTTTTTGAAGCAAAG GTTCAGCAATTATCTCAATCAAACAAATTTGAAGAAGAAATTAAGAAAGAGCAAGAGGAAAGGAGGCAGGAGGCAGAACTGAAGAAAGTACGGAGGGCTGAGTTCAAGGCAAAGGCTAGCGTCTTCCAGTAG
- the LOC120328293 gene encoding uncharacterized protein LOC120328293: MLRKHRILIVLPVGLIFISLYDLRACIQTGSSVFNQVVGLKTRIIFENENSSKENIATKASCYKTGEFNTFYICNDSLPFSSTACGKSEQDALEYKVPNIVHYVWFGEMNLKYYHYLSVRSAAANQHPDAIMFHINGSKPGGEYWKRVEKEIPCITLVKMEAPTSIHNKEISDVLHQTDVARMQILLKYGGIYLDSDVIILKSFNPLRKYPFTIGRSTEYSLSNGVMLSEPDSSFIKEWMSYFNKYDQHKIRGIHYADFSIKLPFRLHSMRPDLMSHVEETSLQRPNPWIDGRICISHSSYDISENYALHIHPQKSLLKDPKVLLEYREEELRTFDSTYGAGARLALFGFQDLVYMRSELLSAKNRTKMKKIEKFKPVREYQFSSLLEGL, from the exons ATGTTACGGAAACACAGAATTCTTATTGTTTTACCTGTTGGACTGATTTTCATCTCACTATATGACCTAAGAGCATGCATACAAACGGGATCTTCGGTGTTTAATCAGGTTGTTGGTCTG AAAACaagaataatatttgaaaatgaaaattcctCCAAAGAAAATATTGCGACAAAAGCTTCGTGCTACAAGACTGGTGAATTCAATACCTTCTATATTTGCAACGATTCTCTACCTTTCAGCAGTACAGCTTGCGGAAAATCAGAACaag ATGCCCTCGAATATAAAGTTCCAAACATAGTTCATTACGTTTGGTTTGGTGAAATGAATCTCAAGTATTATCATTATCTCTCAGTGCGATCTGCTGCAGCAAATCAA CATCCAGATGCTATTATGTTTCATATCAACGGTTCCAAGCCAGGAGGAGAATACTGGAAAAGAGTCGAAAAAGAAATTCCTTGCATTACTTTGGTCAAAATGGAAGCACCCACGTCGATTCATAACAAAGAAATATCAGACGTATTGCACCAAACCGATGTTGCCAG AATGCAGATTTTGCTCAAATACGGAGGAATTTACCTAGACTCTGACGTCATAATACTAAAGTCGTTTAACCCGTTGAGGAAATATCCTTTCACTATCGGGCGATCAACAGAGTATTCTCTCA GTAACGGAGTCATGTTATCGGAACCTGATTCATCATTTATTAAAGAATGGATGagttatttcaataaatatgaccAA catAAAATCCGCGGCATCCACTACGCTGATTTTTCCATCAAATTACCGTTTCGCTTACACTCAATGAGACCAGACCTTATGTCACACGTAGAAGAAACTTCTCTGCAACGGCCCAACCCTTGGATAGATGGACGAATTTGCATTTCTCACTCTTCATATGATATATCAGAGAATTATGCTCTTCACATTCACCCACAGAAAAGTTTACTGAAAGACCCGAAAGTTTTATTAGAATATCGTGAAGAGGAGTTAAGAACGTTTGATTCTACATACGGGGCAGGAGCCAGATTGGCGTTGTTTGGTTTTCAAGATTTAGTGTATATGAGAAGTGAACTTTTATCAGCaaagaacagaacaaaaatgaaaaaaattgaaaagtttaaACCTGTTCGTGAATATCAATTTTCTTCATTACTTGAGGGATTGTAA
- the LOC120328295 gene encoding RNA polymerase II subunit A C-terminal domain phosphatase SSU72-like, translating to MSSKLKFAVVCSSNMNRSMEAHRFMKKKGFNVQSFGTGNQVKLPGPSADKPNVYPFDTRYDDIYKELANKDFNLYTQNGVLHMLDRNRRIKETPQRFQDFDGKFDVVVSVEERVYDQIMEDFNNREQETMEPVHIINFDVQDNHEEATIGAFVVCELAKLIEASDDIDNDMDELLQEFEEKTNRCIMHSVQFY from the exons ATGTCATCAAAGTTGAAGTTTGCTGTAGTATGTTCAAGTAATATGAACAGAAGTATGGAAGCACACAGATTTATGAA AAAAAAGGGATTCAATGTGCAGTCGTTCGGCACTGGTAACCAAGTGAAACTTCCAGGACCTTCAGCAGACAAACCTAACGTCTACCCATTTGACACAAGATATGACGATATCTATAAAGAATTAGCAAACAAAGATTTCAACCT ATACACACAAAACGGTGTTCTTCATATGTTGGATCGCAATCGTCGAATCAAAGAAACGCCGCAAAGATTCCAAGATTTTGATGGAAAGTTTGACGTCGTTGTATCTGTTGAAGAGAGGGTTTACGACCAAATTATGGAAG ATTTTAACAACAGAGAGCAAGAGACAATGGAACCGGTTCACATCATTAATTTTGACGTTCAAGACAATCATGAAGAAGCAACAATAGGAGCCTTTGTCGTCTGTGAACTCGCGAAACTG atTGAAGCATCTGATGATATCGATAACGATATGGATGAATTATTACaagaatttgaagaaaaaacgaATAGATGTATTATGCATTCAGTGCAGTTTTATTAA